A window from Tenacibaculum singaporense encodes these proteins:
- a CDS encoding beta strand repeat-containing protein, translated as MKKVTTLVLLILSVAITAQVGIGTLTPNLSAQLDIKSDTKGLLIPRLNIDNLSTASPVSSTTINESLLVYNTNNTSGKGFYYWNGTLWEQLVDITTVSNLIATQADNQQIKNFFLNSSNILTLELENASSKSVDLSSLLGENELLTGTGSPISSSVDPATGALYVDTNSGEVYSSDGSTWSSVVSSGADGKSAYQIWLDAGNSGTEADFITSLKGDTGVTGANGTDGADGKSAYQTWLDAGNSGTEADFITSLKGDTGATGANGTDGADGKSAYQIWLDAGNSGTEADFITSLKGDTGVTGANGTDGVDGKSAYQTWLDAGNSGTEADFITSLKGDTGATGANGTDGVDGKSAYQTWLDAGNSGTEADFITSLKGDTGATGANGANGTDGKSAYQVWLDAGNSGTEADFITSLKGDTGATGANGANGTDGKSAYQTWLDAGNSGTEADFITSLKGDTGATGANGVNGTDGKSAYQTWLDTGNSGTEADFITSLKGDTGATGANGIDGVDGKSAYQTWLDAGNSGTEADFITSLKGDTGATGANGTDGVDGKSAYQTWLDAGNSGTEADFIISLKGDTGATGANGTDGADGKSAYQVWLDAGNSGTEADFITSLKGDTGANGTDGADGKSVYQTWLDAGNSGTEADFIASLKGDTGATGANGTDGVDGKSAYQIWLDAGNSGTEADFIASLKGDTGATGANGANGTDGKSAYQTWLDAGNSGTEADFITSLKGDTGVTGAAGTDGADGKSAYQTWLDAGNSGTEADFIISLKGDTGATGANGTDGADGKSVYQTWLDAGNSGTEADFIASLKGDTGATGANGANGTDGKSAYQTWLDAGNSGTEADFITSLKGDTGATGTNGTNGADGKSAYQTWLDAGNSGTEADFITSLKGDTGATGANGTNGADGKSAYQVWLDAGNSGTEADFITSLKGDTGVTGANGADGADGKSAYQTWLDAGNSGTEADFITSLKGDTGAAGTNGTDGADGKSAYQTWLDAGNSGTEADFIISLKGDTGATGANGTDGADGKSAYQTWLDAGNSGTEADFITSLKGDTGATGANGTDGADGKSAYQTWLDAGNSGTEADFITSLKGDTGATGANGTDGADGKSAYQTWLDAGNSGTEADFITSLKGDTGATGANGTDGADGKSAYQTWLDAGNSGTEADFITSLKGDTGANGTDGADGKSAYQTWLDAGNSGTEADFITSLKGDTGAAGQDATLSGAGDPNGTVTGVAGQVYTDTASGILYKTSDGTTWIVVDSDTQDLSLSGNTISLVNGGSVDIGASSLAGNVAGNNVLATTNQTDISTINTSLTRLNNIRIVKNPTSSTTIDNTDGTVIIEQTGLINLGLGADITIPTPDSSNLGNKLVIVNRAGNGLLIGLSVALNLNITGGGTIKGTGLSSLGISLLGTNSSITIQCGFDGTDYYWYKIDGTSL; from the coding sequence TGATAATTTAAGTACAGCTTCACCAGTAAGTAGTACGACAATTAATGAAAGCTTATTAGTTTATAATACTAATAATACTTCAGGAAAAGGATTTTATTATTGGAATGGAACGCTATGGGAACAATTAGTAGATATAACCACAGTCTCAAATTTGATTGCTACACAAGCAGATAATCAACAAATAAAAAATTTCTTTTTAAATAGTTCTAACATTCTTACTCTCGAGTTAGAAAATGCAAGTTCCAAGTCAGTTGATTTATCATCTCTTTTAGGAGAAAATGAGTTATTAACGGGTACAGGATCTCCTATTAGTAGCTCTGTAGATCCTGCCACAGGTGCTTTATATGTAGATACTAATTCCGGAGAGGTTTATAGTTCGGATGGTAGCACATGGAGTTCAGTTGTATCGTCAGGAGCTGATGGAAAATCCGCCTATCAAATATGGTTAGATGCCGGAAACAGTGGTACTGAAGCCGACTTTATCACCTCTTTAAAAGGAGATACCGGAGTAACAGGAGCAAACGGAACCGATGGAGCCGATGGAAAATCCGCTTATCAAACATGGTTAGATGCCGGAAACAGCGGAACCGAAGCTGACTTTATTACCTCTTTAAAAGGAGACACCGGAGCAACGGGAGCAAACGGAACTGATGGAGCAGACGGAAAGTCCGCCTATCAAATATGGTTAGATGCTGGAAACAGTGGTACTGAAGCGGACTTTATTACCTCTCTAAAAGGAGATACCGGAGTAACAGGAGCAAACGGAACCGATGGAGTTGATGGAAAATCTGCCTATCAAACATGGCTGGATGCCGGAAACAGTGGTACTGAAGCGGACTTTATTACCTCTCTAAAAGGAGATACCGGAGCAACGGGAGCAAACGGAACCGATGGAGTTGATGGAAAATCTGCCTATCAAACATGGCTTGATGCCGGAAACAGCGGCACCGAAGCTGACTTTATTACTTCTTTAAAAGGAGACACTGGAGCAACAGGAGCCAACGGAGCTAATGGAACAGATGGAAAATCCGCCTATCAAGTTTGGTTAGATGCCGGAAACAGCGGCACCGAAGCTGACTTTATTACTTCTTTAAAAGGAGACACTGGAGCAACAGGAGCCAACGGAGCTAATGGAACAGATGGAAAGTCAGCTTATCAAACGTGGTTGGATGCCGGAAACAGCGGCACCGAAGCCGACTTTATAACTTCTTTAAAAGGAGATACTGGAGCAACAGGAGCCAACGGAGTTAATGGAACAGACGGAAAGTCCGCGTATCAAACATGGTTAGATACCGGAAACAGCGGCACCGAAGCCGATTTTATTACTTCATTAAAAGGAGACACTGGAGCAACAGGGGCTAACGGTATTGATGGAGTTGATGGAAAATCCGCCTATCAAACATGGTTAGATGCCGGAAACAGCGGCACCGAAGCCGATTTTATTACCTCTCTAAAAGGAGATACTGGAGCAACAGGAGCCAACGGTACTGATGGAGTAGATGGAAAATCTGCCTACCAAACATGGCTGGATGCTGGGAACAGTGGAACCGAAGCTGACTTTATCATCTCTTTAAAAGGAGACACCGGAGCAACAGGAGCAAACGGAACCGATGGAGCCGATGGGAAATCTGCCTACCAAGTTTGGTTGGATGCTGGAAACAGTGGCACCGAAGCCGATTTTATCACTTCTTTAAAAGGAGATACTGGAGCAAACGGAACCGATGGAGCCGATGGAAAATCTGTCTATCAAACGTGGTTGGATGCTGGAAACAGTGGCACCGAAGCTGATTTTATCGCTTCTTTAAAAGGAGATACTGGAGCAACAGGAGCCAATGGAACCGATGGAGTTGATGGAAAATCTGCTTATCAAATATGGCTAGATGCTGGAAATAGTGGCACCGAAGCTGATTTTATCGCTTCTTTAAAAGGAGACACTGGAGCAACAGGAGCCAACGGAGCTAATGGAACAGATGGAAAGTCCGCTTATCAAACATGGTTAGATGCCGGAAACAGCGGAACCGAAGCCGATTTTATCACCTCTTTAAAAGGAGATACCGGAGTAACGGGAGCTGCAGGAACCGATGGAGCCGATGGAAAATCTGCCTACCAAACATGGCTGGATGCTGGGAACAGTGGAACCGAAGCTGACTTTATCATCTCTTTAAAAGGAGATACCGGAGCAACAGGAGCCAACGGAACCGATGGAGCAGATGGGAAATCTGTCTATCAAACGTGGTTGGATGCTGGAAACAGTGGCACCGAAGCTGATTTTATCGCTTCTTTAAAAGGAGACACTGGAGCAACAGGAGCCAACGGAGCTAATGGAACAGATGGAAAGTCAGCTTATCAAACATGGTTAGATGCTGGAAACAGCGGAACCGAAGCTGATTTTATCACTTCCTTAAAAGGAGATACTGGAGCTACAGGAACAAACGGAACCAATGGAGCAGATGGTAAATCTGCCTACCAAACATGGTTGGATGCCGGAAACAGCGGCACCGAAGCTGATTTTATCACCTCTTTAAAAGGAGACACCGGAGCAACAGGAGCCAACGGAACCAATGGAGCAGACGGAAAATCCGCCTATCAAGTTTGGTTAGATGCTGGAAACAGTGGTACTGAAGCCGACTTTATCACCTCTTTAAAAGGAGATACCGGAGTAACGGGAGCTAACGGAGCTGATGGAGCAGACGGAAAATCTGCGTATCAAACATGGTTGGATGCAGGAAATAGCGGCACCGAAGCCGATTTTATTACTTCTTTAAAAGGAGACACCGGAGCCGCAGGAACCAATGGTACCGATGGAGCAGACGGAAAGTCAGCGTATCAAACATGGTTAGATGCAGGAAACAGCGGCACCGAAGCCGATTTTATCATTTCTTTAAAAGGAGATACCGGAGCAACAGGAGCCAACGGAACCGATGGAGCAGATGGAAAATCTGCGTATCAAACATGGTTAGATGCTGGAAACAGCGGCACCGAAGCCGACTTTATCACCTCTTTAAAAGGAGATACCGGAGCAACAGGAGCCAACGGAACCGATGGAGCAGATGGGAAATCTGCCTACCAAACATGGTTAGATGCAGGAAACAGTGGAACCGAAGCTGACTTTATCACCTCTTTAAAAGGAGATACCGGAGCAACAGGAGCCAACGGAACCGATGGAGCAGACGGAAAGTCAGCTTATCAAACATGGTTAGATGCTGGAAACAGCGGCACCGAAGCCGACTTTATTACTTCTTTAAAAGGAGATACTGGAGCAACAGGAGCAAACGGAACCGATGGAGCCGATGGAAAATCTGCCTATCAAACGTGGTTGGATGCCGGAAACAGCGGAACTGAAGCTGACTTTATCACCTCTTTAAAAGGAGATACAGGAGCCAACGGAACCGATGGAGCAGACGGAAAGTCAGCTTATCAAACATGGTTAGATGCTGGAAACAGCGGAACTGAAGCTGATTTTATCACCTCTTTAAAAGGAGACACCGGAGCAGCTGGACAGGATGCTACTTTATCAGGAGCGGGAGATCCTAATGGAACAGTTACAGGTGTTGCTGGTCAAGTTTATACGGATACAGCTTCAGGAATATTATATAAGACGAGTGATGGAACAACATGGATTGTTGTAGATTCAGATACTCAAGATCTGAGCTTGAGCGGAAATACCATTAGTTTAGTTAATGGAGGATCTGTTGATATAGGAGCTTCTTCTTTAGCTGGAAATGTTGCAGGCAATAATGTTTTAGCAACAACTAACCAGACAGATATTTCAACTATAAACACTTCTTTAACCAGATTAAATAATATAAGAATTGTTAAAAACCCAACTTCAAGTACAACTATTGATAATACAGATGGTACAGTAATAATAGAGCAAACAGGTCTAATAAATCTTGGGTTAGGTGCAGATATAACTATACCAACACCCGATAGTAGTAATTTAGGAAATAAATTGGTGATTGTAAATAGAGCAGGTAATGGCTTATTAATAGGACTTTCAGTTGCATTAAACTTGAATATTACAGGTGGGGGTACTATAAAAGGAACTGGATTAAGTTCATTAGGTATATCCTTGTTAGGAACTAATTCTTCTATAACAATACAATGTGGTTTTGATGGTACAGACTATTATTGGTATAAAATTGATGGTACTTCTTTATAA
- a CDS encoding gliding motility-associated C-terminal domain-containing protein, with amino-acid sequence MKEKIISSIIMCFVIAVKAQTINTGTLYISENTLISIHEDLFIKDYGAITNDGDLYVFKNFTNNGKFKFSNNEITGFTSFVGNDNQTISGKGTSSFMFVEFDNQSADLAFNLNKEIEIVGTTFFENGILKAEENGMVTYLNGATNTGVSNKSYVNNKVQKRGNESFTFPVGDYQSKIFVPRMVTISAPSDPTTNFYACFNWEKANLDFDKKEEDIGLIDMNEFWEIQNKSNDELVALTLTWSDVTTPEDIYSDPSKIIIVRWNGEEWIKEREGISIDVSGKSITAKVSGYGVFTLACEKKRGTIDPVIDFSVSNSFSPDGDGVNDEFVIPDLAENYPKFKMKIYNRYGNVVYEYSNNNELNPTWWDGKSYGKLTLTGETKVMPAATYWYVVDFNDGKTKPYQGWLYLNK; translated from the coding sequence ATGAAAGAAAAAATAATCTCATCAATAATTATGTGTTTTGTTATAGCAGTAAAAGCTCAAACTATAAACACAGGAACTCTTTATATTTCTGAAAATACATTGATAAGTATTCATGAAGACTTATTTATAAAAGATTATGGAGCAATTACAAATGATGGCGATTTGTATGTGTTTAAAAACTTTACAAATAATGGAAAGTTTAAGTTTTCTAATAATGAAATAACTGGATTTACAAGTTTTGTTGGTAATGATAATCAGACTATTTCAGGTAAGGGAACTTCTAGTTTTATGTTTGTAGAATTCGACAACCAGTCAGCAGATTTAGCTTTTAACTTAAACAAAGAAATAGAAATAGTAGGAACTACGTTTTTTGAAAATGGTATTTTGAAAGCTGAAGAAAACGGGATGGTTACTTATTTAAATGGAGCAACGAACACAGGAGTTAGTAATAAGAGTTATGTGAATAATAAAGTACAAAAAAGAGGAAATGAAAGTTTTACTTTTCCTGTTGGAGACTATCAGTCAAAAATTTTTGTACCAAGAATGGTAACTATTTCTGCTCCTTCAGATCCAACTACAAATTTTTATGCCTGTTTTAATTGGGAAAAGGCAAATCTTGATTTCGATAAAAAAGAAGAAGATATTGGTTTAATAGACATGAATGAGTTTTGGGAGATTCAAAATAAATCAAACGACGAGTTGGTAGCATTAACTCTAACATGGAGTGATGTGACCACGCCAGAAGATATTTACTCAGACCCAAGTAAAATAATAATAGTACGGTGGAATGGAGAAGAGTGGATAAAGGAAAGAGAAGGTATTAGTATAGATGTTTCAGGAAAAAGTATAACTGCTAAAGTTTCTGGTTATGGCGTTTTTACATTGGCATGTGAAAAGAAAAGAGGAACTATTGACCCTGTTATAGACTTTTCTGTTTCAAATTCTTTCTCTCCAGATGGTGATGGAGTTAATGATGAGTTTGTAATACCAGATTTGGCAGAGAACTATCCAAAATTTAAAATGAAAATCTATAATAGGTATGGTAACGTAGTATATGAATATAGCAATAATAATGAGTTGAATCCAACTTGGTGGGATGGAAAGTCGTACGGTAAGTTAACATTAACAGGAGAAACAAAGGTAATGCCAGCTGCAACTTATTGGTATGTAGTAGATTTTAATGACGGAAAAACAAAACCTTACCAAGGTTGGCTGTATTTAAACAAGTAG
- a CDS encoding PorP/SprF family type IX secretion system membrane protein produces the protein MKKKTYVILLVLLINLSSKGFAQQDPQYTQYIYNMAVINPAYAGSKEGISLGLLARSQWVGVSGAPKTFSGFIHSPVSRKVGLGLSLIHDKIGPVSETHAYADFSFTINISEKAKLAFGLKGGATFQQIGLLTLNQVESNDPKFNQNSNKTHPNFGVGVFYYQEKFYVGISIPNLLETLHFERSNGKITKASEKMHSFLTAGYVVDLKNNFQLKPSTLVKYTDSAPLSLDLSLNLLWNNKVEFGVSHRLDDSWSGIVNFKIKKNLQIGYAYDYTISNLGEFSSGSHEFLLLFDFKSGEDTYKQPRFF, from the coding sequence ATGAAAAAGAAAACATATGTAATACTACTCGTTTTATTAATAAACTTAAGTAGTAAAGGTTTTGCTCAGCAAGACCCTCAATACACTCAATATATTTATAATATGGCAGTTATTAATCCTGCCTATGCAGGTAGTAAAGAAGGAATAAGTTTAGGACTACTGGCGCGATCACAATGGGTAGGCGTTAGTGGAGCTCCAAAGACATTTAGTGGGTTTATACATAGTCCAGTTAGTAGAAAAGTAGGGTTGGGATTATCTTTAATTCATGATAAAATAGGCCCTGTAAGTGAAACACATGCTTATGCCGATTTTTCTTTTACTATTAACATATCAGAGAAAGCTAAGTTAGCTTTTGGGTTAAAAGGAGGAGCAACTTTTCAACAAATAGGACTGTTAACGTTAAATCAAGTAGAATCGAATGATCCTAAATTCAATCAGAACAGTAACAAAACACATCCTAATTTTGGAGTGGGAGTGTTTTATTATCAAGAAAAATTTTATGTAGGAATTTCTATACCTAACTTACTAGAAACATTGCATTTTGAAAGGTCTAATGGAAAAATAACCAAAGCATCCGAAAAGATGCACAGTTTTTTAACAGCAGGATATGTGGTAGATTTAAAGAATAATTTTCAACTAAAACCATCAACATTAGTTAAGTACACAGACTCAGCACCTTTGTCATTGGACTTATCATTAAACCTATTATGGAATAATAAAGTGGAATTCGGAGTGTCTCATAGGTTAGATGATTCATGGAGTGGAATAGTTAATTTTAAAATAAAGAAAAACTTACAAATAGGTTATGCGTATGATTACACTATATCTAACTTAGGAGAATTTAGTTCTGGTTCACATGAATTTTTACTATTGTTTGATTTTAAATCAGGAGAAGACACCTATAAGCAACCAAGGTTTTTTTAG